A window of Roseiflexus castenholzii DSM 13941 genomic DNA:
ATATCTACCGCTCACGGCGCCGGTTTCTGCGCGGAATCGGCGCGCTGACGCTCGCAGGGTTGGGCGTTGCGGCCTGCGGCGACACGGCGAACCAGACGCCGGCGCTCACACCAGGACCGGTCTCCCGACAGACTGATGAGCGTGGTGATCCGCTCAACACCTATGAGCAGATCACCACGTACAACAATTTCTATGAATTCACCACGCAAAAGGAGGGTGTGGCGCACCTAGCGCGCAACTTCCGCACTTCGCCGTGGACGGTCAGCATCGGTGGGCTGGTGCACAAACCGCAGACCATTGCCATTGAAGACCTTCTGAAGCGCTACCCGTCGGAAGAGCGCATTTACCGCCTGCGTTGCGTCGAGGGGTGGTCGATGGTTATCCCATGGCTCGGTTTCCCATTACACAAACTGCTGGCAGATGTCGAGCCAATGGCGAATGCGCGCTATGTGCGCTTTGAGACGCTCTACGACCCGGATCAGATGCCG
This region includes:
- the msrP gene encoding protein-methionine-sulfoxide reductase catalytic subunit MsrP, with translation MHKIPSSEITPEHIYRSRRRFLRGIGALTLAGLGVAACGDTANQTPALTPGPVSRQTDERGDPLNTYEQITTYNNFYEFTTQKEGVAHLARNFRTSPWTVSIGGLVHKPQTIAIEDLLKRYPSEERIYRLRCVEGWSMVIPWLGFPLHKLLADVEPMANARYVRFETLYDPDQMPGQRDRWYAWPYVEGLRLDEAMHDLTILSTGLYGNVLLPQNGAPLRLVVPWKYGFKSIKSIVAIDLVAEQPTSLWMAAAPHEYGFYANVNPNVPHPRWSQATERRIGEFERRPTLLFNGYADQVAHLYAGMDLRVNY